The following coding sequences are from one Rathayibacter sp. SW19 window:
- a CDS encoding RNA polymerase sigma factor has product MPEAQITIFDANVRAVIPLVTAALVRRYGNFAACEDAVQEALVEAFDSWPTHGRPRDVRAWLYTVARRRYIDSVRSDAARRAREDHDALLDPRGAEISTHDDSLALLVLCCHPAVQPVSQVALTLRAVCGLTTAQIAAAFFQSEAAMSRRITRAKRTIDDAGRRFEWPNQHELRDRAEAVRMTLYLMFTEGHAPTIGQSPVHAELMAEAIRLTRMLRQALPDDQETTAVLALMLLSDARTGARVDADGQLIALPDQDRSLWDQAKIREGRQLAADAFAGGPLSPIAIQAAIAAVHAAAADASSTDWPQILALYDALVRLQQGPAAQLGRAAALGMSVGPLAGLAELASLESDERFAHSHRLLSVRAGLLERSGAIDAARGAYAEAGMRADNVAERRWLEAQVRRLQSTTKEEEKD; this is encoded by the coding sequence ATGCCCGAAGCGCAGATCACTATCTTCGATGCCAATGTGCGCGCCGTGATCCCGCTCGTGACCGCGGCACTCGTGCGCCGATACGGCAACTTCGCGGCCTGCGAAGACGCCGTTCAGGAGGCGCTCGTCGAAGCGTTCGACAGCTGGCCGACGCACGGCCGCCCGCGAGATGTCAGGGCGTGGCTCTACACGGTCGCGCGGCGCCGCTACATCGATTCGGTTCGATCGGATGCCGCCCGCCGGGCTCGCGAGGACCACGATGCATTGCTCGACCCCCGGGGCGCGGAGATTTCGACACACGACGACTCGCTTGCGCTGCTGGTGCTGTGCTGCCACCCAGCCGTGCAGCCCGTTTCACAGGTCGCGCTGACACTGCGCGCGGTCTGCGGCCTGACGACCGCACAAATCGCTGCCGCGTTCTTCCAGTCAGAGGCGGCCATGTCGCGGCGGATCACGCGAGCCAAGCGCACCATCGATGACGCCGGGCGACGCTTCGAATGGCCGAACCAACACGAGCTCCGCGATCGCGCCGAAGCGGTGCGCATGACGCTGTACCTCATGTTCACAGAGGGGCATGCGCCAACAATCGGCCAGTCGCCGGTCCATGCCGAGCTCATGGCCGAGGCCATCCGGCTCACCCGGATGCTTCGTCAGGCTCTGCCCGACGACCAGGAGACGACGGCAGTGCTGGCGCTCATGCTGCTCAGCGACGCGCGCACGGGTGCGCGCGTCGACGCCGACGGACAGCTCATCGCGTTGCCTGACCAAGACCGTTCGCTGTGGGATCAGGCAAAGATTCGCGAAGGGCGCCAGCTCGCAGCCGACGCGTTTGCGGGTGGCCCGCTCTCACCAATTGCGATTCAGGCAGCGATCGCTGCCGTACACGCGGCCGCAGCCGATGCGAGCAGCACCGACTGGCCGCAGATCCTCGCGCTGTATGACGCCCTTGTCCGCCTGCAGCAGGGGCCGGCCGCTCAGCTCGGCCGTGCGGCAGCGCTGGGCATGTCCGTTGGCCCGCTCGCCGGCCTTGCCGAGCTCGCCAGCCTGGAATCTGACGAAAGGTTTGCCCATTCGCATCGGCTGTTGTCGGTGCGCGCGGGGCTCTTGGAACGCTCGGGGGCTATCGATGCCGCCCGTGGCGCGTATGCCGAAGCAGGCATGCGAGCGGACAACGTCGCAGAGCGACGCTGGCTTGAGGCGCAAGTGCGTCGACTGCAAAGCACCACAAAAGAAGAGGAGAAAGACTGA
- a CDS encoding YciI family protein, which produces MSTENTDNQYLMLYVSAEDGEPWSAEDDDIADWLDSVDPGGIRVLGERLTAAQDARMVAKRAGAVTVTEGPFAEYKEWFAGFDLINAPDIETAVEIGSRHPCARYGNVFVLPLMNSTASQALLTETKEARSLAG; this is translated from the coding sequence ATGAGCACTGAAAACACCGATAACCAATACCTGATGCTGTACGTCAGCGCTGAAGACGGAGAGCCGTGGAGCGCAGAAGACGACGACATCGCCGATTGGCTTGACAGCGTCGATCCGGGCGGCATCCGCGTTCTCGGAGAACGCCTGACGGCCGCCCAGGACGCCCGAATGGTCGCCAAGCGCGCCGGTGCCGTCACGGTCACAGAAGGACCCTTTGCCGAATACAAGGAATGGTTCGCAGGATTCGATCTGATCAACGCACCTGATATCGAGACCGCGGTCGAAATCGGGTCACGCCATCCGTGCGCGCGCTACGGCAACGTGTTCGTGCTCCCACTGATGAACAGCACAGCGTCGCAGGCACTCCTGACCGAGACGAAGGAAGCACGGAGCCTCGCCGGCTGA
- a CDS encoding FAD-dependent monooxygenase: MQFHHHGYVSGEPRIQPAAGAGLNRPDELPDVMDVLIVGAGPAGHIAGAQLAQFPGVTTRLIERRGGRLALGHADGIQARSVETFQAFGFASEVMDEGYHITSMAFWGPDPEDPTHIVRTGMPADDPTGVSEFPHLIVNQARIQDYFAEAMANSPTRMKPDYGWEFVGLDIEGDSEEYPVTVRLRGTAGAQEGQQRTVSAKYVIGCDGARSAVRSAIGRTMTGDQSMHAWGVMDVLANTDFPDIRTKCAIQSHDGGNILLIPREGGFLFRMYVDLGEVDEHDNGAVRATSIDEIIAHANRILKPYTLDVRHVAWHSVYEVAHRLTDRFDDAREDDAREDDARDDDASDDDARGDGQRDDGGPGRSELPRVFITGDACHTHSAKAGQGMNVSLQDGFNIAWKLGHVLDGRSPAALLKTYSTERQVVAKELIDFDRTWSTLMATKPEDLANPDEVEKFYIKTFEFPAGFMTQYAPSLITGDATHQELATGFPVGKRFRSSPVVRVCDTYPLELGHQARADGRWRIYAFADGAAAGEASALTDFAEWLASAPDSPVTLTPAALDRDAWFDAKVIYQQRFDEVDITRVPTVFTPSVGQFQLVDREKVYAAGTGPGGTGSDIFDERGIDRAGAIVVVRPDMYVANVLPLTATAELAGFFAPILQREAVASD, from the coding sequence GTGCAATTCCATCACCATGGATACGTGTCAGGCGAGCCCCGGATACAGCCAGCTGCGGGAGCCGGTCTCAATCGCCCCGACGAGCTGCCCGACGTGATGGACGTGTTGATCGTCGGTGCTGGCCCCGCCGGCCACATCGCCGGCGCGCAGCTCGCGCAGTTCCCGGGCGTCACCACCCGGCTGATTGAGCGTCGTGGCGGACGGCTGGCGCTCGGACACGCCGACGGAATTCAAGCCCGCTCGGTCGAGACGTTCCAGGCGTTCGGTTTCGCCAGCGAGGTCATGGACGAGGGCTACCACATCACCAGCATGGCGTTCTGGGGGCCCGACCCCGAAGATCCGACGCATATTGTGCGTACGGGTATGCCCGCTGATGATCCGACGGGAGTCAGCGAGTTCCCGCATCTCATTGTCAATCAGGCCCGCATCCAGGACTACTTCGCCGAGGCAATGGCGAACTCTCCCACCCGTATGAAGCCGGACTACGGCTGGGAATTCGTGGGACTGGACATCGAGGGCGACTCGGAGGAATACCCGGTCACCGTACGATTGCGCGGCACCGCGGGCGCACAAGAAGGTCAGCAACGTACCGTCAGCGCGAAGTATGTGATCGGATGCGACGGGGCGCGTAGCGCCGTGCGTTCCGCGATCGGGCGCACTATGACCGGCGACCAATCCATGCACGCGTGGGGTGTCATGGATGTGCTCGCAAACACGGACTTTCCGGACATTCGCACCAAGTGCGCGATCCAGTCGCACGACGGTGGAAACATCCTGCTCATTCCACGTGAGGGCGGCTTCCTGTTCCGCATGTACGTCGACCTCGGCGAGGTCGACGAACACGACAACGGTGCGGTGCGGGCGACCTCCATTGACGAGATCATCGCGCATGCGAACCGAATCCTAAAGCCGTACACCCTCGACGTACGCCACGTTGCCTGGCACAGCGTCTACGAAGTGGCGCACCGGCTGACCGACCGTTTCGACGATGCACGCGAGGATGATGCACGCGAGGACGATGCACGCGATGACGATGCGAGCGACGACGACGCGCGCGGCGACGGCCAGCGCGACGATGGCGGGCCCGGCAGGTCCGAGTTGCCGCGCGTCTTTATCACAGGTGACGCCTGCCACACGCACAGCGCTAAGGCCGGCCAGGGTATGAACGTTTCGTTGCAAGACGGCTTCAACATCGCCTGGAAGCTCGGCCACGTGCTCGACGGCCGCAGCCCGGCCGCACTGCTCAAAACGTATTCGACCGAGCGGCAGGTCGTCGCCAAGGAGCTGATCGACTTCGACCGCACGTGGTCGACGCTGATGGCTACCAAGCCGGAAGATCTCGCGAACCCTGATGAAGTCGAAAAGTTCTACATCAAGACATTCGAGTTCCCGGCCGGATTCATGACGCAGTATGCGCCGTCGCTGATCACCGGCGACGCCACCCACCAGGAACTCGCGACGGGCTTCCCCGTCGGCAAACGCTTCCGGTCTTCACCGGTCGTGCGTGTCTGCGACACCTATCCACTCGAACTGGGCCATCAGGCGCGCGCAGACGGACGCTGGCGCATCTACGCGTTTGCCGATGGTGCGGCCGCGGGCGAGGCATCCGCTCTGACCGACTTCGCCGAGTGGCTGGCCAGTGCGCCTGACTCGCCGGTCACGCTGACGCCGGCGGCCCTGGATCGCGATGCCTGGTTCGACGCGAAAGTGATCTACCAGCAACGCTTCGACGAGGTGGATATCACCCGCGTTCCTACTGTTTTCACACCGTCTGTCGGCCAATTCCAGCTCGTCGACCGGGAAAAGGTCTATGCCGCAGGCACGGGACCAGGTGGCACAGGTAGCGACATCTTCGACGAGCGCGGCATCGACCGCGCCGGCGCCATCGTGGTGGTGCGCCCCGACATGTACGTGGCGAATGTGCTGCCGCTGACCGCGACCGCTGAACTGGCGGGATTCTTTGCACCGATCCTCCAACGCGAGGCAGTCGCGAGCGATTGA
- a CDS encoding IclR family transcriptional regulator codes for MSSGPAVSSGAAPGAASGAAPHSQTLSRGIQMLELLAEHGEPRSIADLALALGVHRSIAYRILRTLEDHRLVIRDSAGLVQLGPRMAALARGVFHDLQSAALPELTVVANELAMTAFLVVLDHDECVTLVSVEPRHAVATVAQHPGTRHPLSAGAPGIAIQSRLTVQQWAALGPDIQMRDEALEARQFGYAVSHDEVIPGLRSVAAPLVIAGQAPAAAAIVYVATDRDADELGARLMRAATTIAESMR; via the coding sequence GTGTCTTCGGGTCCGGCAGTGTCGTCGGGCGCGGCGCCAGGCGCCGCGTCGGGCGCGGCTCCCCATTCCCAGACGCTGTCCCGCGGCATCCAGATGCTCGAGCTGCTTGCTGAGCACGGCGAACCCCGGTCGATCGCCGACCTGGCGCTCGCCCTCGGCGTGCACCGGTCGATCGCATACCGGATTCTGCGCACGTTGGAGGATCACCGGCTGGTCATCCGCGATTCGGCCGGGCTCGTACAGCTGGGTCCGCGGATGGCTGCGCTGGCGCGTGGTGTGTTCCACGATCTGCAATCTGCCGCGCTCCCGGAACTGACCGTCGTCGCCAACGAACTGGCGATGACCGCTTTCCTGGTCGTGCTGGACCACGACGAATGTGTGACGCTGGTGAGCGTGGAGCCGCGGCATGCGGTCGCGACGGTTGCGCAGCATCCGGGAACGAGGCATCCGCTGTCGGCCGGTGCGCCGGGCATAGCGATCCAGTCCCGGCTGACGGTGCAGCAGTGGGCTGCGCTCGGCCCGGATATTCAGATGCGCGATGAGGCGCTCGAAGCCCGGCAGTTCGGTTACGCGGTCAGCCACGACGAAGTCATTCCCGGTCTGCGCTCTGTTGCGGCCCCCTTGGTCATCGCCGGACAGGCACCCGCCGCCGCAGCGATCGTGTACGTCGCGACTGATCGCGACGCCGACGAACTCGGCGCGCGCCTCATGCGGGCCGCAACCACGATCGCCGAGTCGATGCGCTGA
- a CDS encoding FadR/GntR family transcriptional regulator yields the protein MREHTAVPALVAPAVSGITRLSATDTVRARIALAIELGLLAQREQLPSDAEVAAALDVSEITARRALKSLADDGVLERRRGRTGGTFVAARADASAIDAVTTYRADAAVVHRLIDRRALIECALVQRAAGTATPANLDELDRHVRAGAQAQNWTDYHAADEKFHLAVAASSGLDWALPQYHEVLYALYRYFLPYPVDYLHGANEEHAALVEALRKRDAASAVAIIEHHVRVLHETMFVGLRDSVSNRDV from the coding sequence ATGAGGGAGCACACCGCTGTTCCGGCACTGGTCGCTCCGGCCGTCTCCGGCATCACACGCCTGAGCGCAACGGACACGGTTCGAGCCCGAATCGCACTCGCGATCGAGTTGGGCCTCCTGGCGCAGCGCGAACAGCTCCCCTCCGATGCCGAAGTCGCGGCCGCGCTCGACGTGAGCGAGATCACGGCGCGCCGCGCGCTGAAGAGTCTCGCCGATGACGGCGTGCTCGAGCGCCGGCGCGGCCGCACCGGAGGCACCTTCGTCGCCGCTCGAGCTGATGCGTCTGCCATCGACGCCGTGACGACCTATCGAGCGGATGCCGCGGTGGTCCACCGCCTGATCGACCGGCGTGCACTCATCGAGTGCGCGCTCGTTCAGCGGGCTGCGGGCACCGCGACGCCGGCGAACCTCGACGAACTCGATCGACACGTTCGCGCCGGTGCGCAGGCTCAAAATTGGACCGATTATCATGCGGCCGACGAGAAATTCCATCTGGCGGTCGCGGCGTCCAGCGGGCTCGACTGGGCACTGCCGCAATACCACGAGGTGCTCTACGCGCTCTACCGCTACTTTCTCCCCTACCCGGTGGACTATTTGCACGGTGCGAACGAGGAGCACGCGGCGCTGGTGGAGGCGCTGCGAAAGCGGGACGCGGCATCCGCTGTCGCAATCATCGAGCACCATGTGCGCGTGCTGCACGAGACGATGTTCGTCGGACTGCGCGACTCTGTCAGCAATCGCGATGTTTGA
- a CDS encoding carbon-nitrogen hydrolase family protein: protein MSRSLRIAAVQAAPLPIGASLEEFALSVRSIVSEHPGLQCVVFPELHLFGSEGEPQEERNALLRASAVSLDSELIDQLGAIARDAGVWLIPGSICERGPADALNNSALFNTALVFSPSGELVAHYRKIFPWRPYEPYDLGDTFVVFDMPQIGRFGLSICYDAWFPEATRHLAWMGAEAVINIVKTTTPDRTQEVVLAQANSIVNQTFTVSVNCAGPIGEGRSLIVDPEGRVLQSSGVAQPTILVETIDLDAVTRVREHGTAGYNRMWSQFLPTDAPLELPLYGGRIEPARWHPHTPLHSTPSIVEQDVIA, encoded by the coding sequence ATGTCACGTAGCTTGCGCATCGCCGCAGTGCAGGCCGCACCGCTGCCCATCGGTGCGTCCCTCGAAGAGTTCGCGCTCAGCGTGCGCTCGATTGTTTCGGAGCATCCGGGGCTGCAGTGCGTCGTATTCCCGGAGCTGCACCTGTTCGGTTCCGAGGGCGAGCCGCAAGAGGAGCGAAACGCGCTGCTGCGCGCATCCGCAGTATCGCTAGACAGTGAGTTGATCGATCAGCTCGGCGCCATCGCCCGGGACGCGGGTGTCTGGTTGATTCCGGGAAGCATCTGCGAGCGCGGGCCGGCCGATGCACTGAACAACAGCGCGCTGTTCAACACCGCCCTCGTCTTCTCGCCGAGCGGCGAGCTCGTGGCGCACTATCGCAAGATCTTCCCGTGGCGCCCCTACGAGCCGTATGACCTGGGCGACACCTTCGTCGTGTTCGACATGCCTCAAATCGGCCGGTTTGGGCTGTCGATCTGCTACGACGCGTGGTTTCCCGAGGCCACCCGGCACCTGGCCTGGATGGGCGCAGAAGCCGTCATCAACATCGTCAAGACGACCACGCCGGATCGAACCCAAGAGGTCGTCCTGGCGCAGGCCAACTCCATCGTCAACCAGACCTTCACCGTCAGCGTCAACTGCGCCGGCCCCATCGGTGAAGGCCGCAGCCTGATCGTCGACCCGGAGGGCCGAGTGCTGCAGTCCTCCGGCGTCGCCCAGCCCACCATCCTGGTCGAAACCATCGACCTGGATGCCGTCACTCGCGTTCGTGAGCACGGCACTGCCGGCTACAACCGAATGTGGTCGCAATTCCTCCCCACCGACGCGCCCCTCGAGCTGCCGCTGTACGGCGGCCGAATCGAACCGGCGCGCTGGCACCCACACACACCTCTCCATTCCACCCCCTCTATTGTTGAACAGGACGTCATCGCATGA
- a CDS encoding APC family permease, which yields MTATTPHLKRALGLRSLVLFGLAYMAPLIVLGTFGVVATVSKGATAGAYILALIAMLFTASSYGRMAAAYPVSGSAYTYVGKVVDIRAGFLVGWAVMLDYMFLPMVIWLIGAAFLKQAAPSVPSWVWIVAFIVVTTGLNILGIKVADKANFALMTFEILVLVIFVVLSIMNVIAGGHGMTLDPFTNPDSSFTAISGGAAIAAYSFLGFDAITTFTEETRNPTKTVPRAILLVALIGGIIFVVVAYSTQLVHPGFHFADESSAAFEIAAKIGGSLFSAVFLAGLVVTQFASGIAAQASASRLLFAMGRDGVLPKRIFAQISKKFQTPVLSLLVIGVIGFIALFLDVATSTSFINFGAFTAFTMVNVSVVFYYFRQRRAGVHTNVVLYLIAPIVGAIITLYLLTQLDMDALILGSSWLVLGIIVLAVLTHGFRRRPPEMDYVEVEDEELQAVAQ from the coding sequence ATGACTGCTACTACCCCGCACCTCAAACGGGCCCTCGGGTTGCGCTCGCTCGTACTCTTCGGGCTTGCGTATATGGCACCGCTGATTGTGCTCGGCACATTCGGTGTCGTCGCCACCGTGTCGAAGGGCGCAACGGCAGGCGCGTACATCCTCGCGCTGATCGCCATGCTGTTCACGGCATCGAGTTACGGCCGGATGGCTGCCGCCTACCCAGTATCCGGTTCCGCGTATACCTATGTCGGCAAGGTCGTCGACATCCGGGCCGGATTCCTCGTCGGTTGGGCGGTGATGCTCGACTATATGTTCCTACCGATGGTCATCTGGTTGATCGGCGCGGCATTCCTCAAACAGGCGGCGCCGAGCGTGCCGAGCTGGGTTTGGATCGTCGCATTCATCGTGGTGACCACCGGTTTGAACATTCTCGGCATCAAGGTTGCAGACAAGGCGAACTTCGCGCTGATGACATTTGAGATCCTGGTGCTGGTCATCTTCGTCGTGCTGTCGATTATGAACGTTATTGCGGGCGGCCACGGGATGACACTTGACCCGTTCACGAACCCTGACTCATCGTTCACAGCGATCTCGGGTGGCGCAGCGATCGCCGCATATTCGTTCCTCGGTTTCGACGCAATCACAACCTTCACCGAGGAGACGCGCAATCCGACCAAAACCGTGCCCCGTGCCATCCTGCTGGTCGCACTTATCGGCGGCATCATCTTCGTCGTGGTTGCGTACTCCACCCAGCTCGTACACCCCGGATTCCACTTCGCAGATGAGTCCTCCGCCGCGTTCGAGATTGCGGCGAAGATCGGCGGATCCTTATTCAGCGCCGTGTTCCTGGCCGGGTTGGTCGTGACACAGTTCGCATCGGGGATCGCAGCGCAAGCATCCGCATCGCGCCTCTTGTTCGCAATGGGGCGCGACGGCGTGCTCCCCAAGCGGATATTCGCGCAGATCAGCAAGAAGTTCCAGACGCCGGTGCTCAGCCTGCTCGTCATCGGAGTGATCGGATTCATCGCCCTGTTCCTCGATGTGGCGACGTCGACCTCCTTCATCAACTTCGGTGCGTTCACCGCATTCACGATGGTGAACGTGTCTGTGGTTTTCTACTATTTCCGGCAACGGAGGGCGGGCGTGCACACCAACGTTGTCCTCTATCTGATCGCTCCGATCGTCGGTGCCATAATCACGCTCTATCTGCTGACCCAGCTCGATATGGACGCGCTCATCCTCGGCAGCAGTTGGCTCGTGCTGGGCATCATCGTGCTGGCAGTCCTCACTCACGGCTTCAGGCGCCGCCCCCCGGAGATGGACTATGTCGAGGTCGAAGACGAAGAATTGCAAGCCGTCGCACAGTGA
- a CDS encoding carbon-nitrogen hydrolase family protein gives MQIDAGVDKARNLDLVRNGVADARAAGARLVAFPEFSMYEKKVVDGTFAGAAEPLDGPFVTALSAIAAEHGVTLVVGIVESNPDDPRPFNTLLVVDETGRVQARYRKIHLFDSYGFHESACIAPAPSLEPVVFDVDGITVGLMTCYDLRFPELGRELADAGAELVLVCSSWVPGEGKAGQWRVLAQARAIENSYFVGAVSQTPPVSIGRSVLVDPLGAVVGELDEPPALGTFDLDPADVLAAREKNPALTHRRYSISREASAS, from the coding sequence GTGCAAATCGACGCCGGCGTCGACAAGGCCCGCAATCTTGACCTGGTTCGTAACGGGGTGGCGGATGCGCGCGCTGCTGGAGCACGCCTCGTCGCGTTTCCCGAGTTCTCAATGTATGAGAAGAAGGTCGTCGACGGAACATTCGCCGGCGCAGCCGAACCCCTCGACGGGCCTTTCGTCACCGCGCTGTCTGCGATCGCCGCCGAGCACGGTGTGACACTCGTGGTTGGCATCGTCGAGAGCAATCCGGATGATCCTCGGCCGTTCAACACGCTTCTCGTAGTGGACGAAACCGGGCGGGTGCAGGCGAGATACCGCAAGATCCACTTGTTCGACTCCTACGGTTTTCACGAGTCTGCGTGCATCGCACCGGCGCCGAGCCTTGAGCCGGTCGTGTTCGACGTCGACGGCATCACCGTCGGGCTGATGACCTGCTATGACCTGCGCTTTCCCGAGTTAGGCCGCGAACTGGCAGATGCGGGCGCCGAACTGGTGCTCGTGTGCTCGTCATGGGTGCCGGGGGAGGGCAAGGCCGGCCAGTGGCGCGTGCTCGCCCAAGCCCGGGCCATCGAGAATTCGTACTTCGTCGGTGCCGTCTCGCAAACGCCGCCGGTGTCGATCGGGCGCAGTGTGCTCGTCGACCCGCTGGGCGCGGTCGTCGGCGAGCTCGACGAACCGCCCGCGCTCGGCACGTTCGACCTCGACCCTGCGGATGTCCTCGCGGCGCGCGAAAAGAACCCCGCGCTAACGCATCGGCGCTATTCGATCAGTCGAGAGGCATCCGCTTCGTAA
- a CDS encoding SDR family oxidoreductase, whose protein sequence is MPSTAVITGASSGIGLATTRALAMAGWSVIATARHPESAKSLRAIVDEFDGAEVRALDVTSDESVDSCISSILADRGRVELLVNNAGAGHRGTLEQLSMQELAQSMDLNFFGVARVTKAVLPGMREARAGRVITVTSLNGIVALPFSDAYNAAKFAVEGLMEGLATVMREFGVFISVLEPGPVQTAFFTNVGGHVDNIAEADPYAELINRFNERITGMGSVGQSAESVAEVIREIAADPAPALRYQSSDQARAMAVRKLVDGTGRSILAATGALLQP, encoded by the coding sequence ATGCCATCAACAGCAGTCATCACGGGCGCGAGCAGCGGAATCGGGCTGGCGACAACGCGCGCGCTGGCCATGGCCGGCTGGAGCGTCATCGCGACCGCCCGACATCCGGAATCGGCGAAATCGCTCCGTGCGATCGTCGACGAGTTCGACGGCGCAGAAGTGAGAGCCCTCGACGTCACAAGCGATGAGTCGGTCGACTCGTGTATCAGCTCGATCCTCGCAGATCGCGGCAGAGTCGAACTGCTGGTCAACAACGCCGGTGCCGGCCATCGCGGAACGTTGGAACAGCTCAGCATGCAGGAGCTGGCACAGTCGATGGACCTCAACTTCTTCGGCGTCGCACGCGTCACGAAAGCAGTGCTGCCCGGCATGCGCGAAGCGCGAGCCGGTCGCGTCATCACCGTGACCAGTTTGAACGGCATCGTTGCGTTGCCGTTCAGCGACGCGTACAACGCCGCCAAGTTCGCCGTCGAAGGTCTGATGGAAGGGTTGGCAACGGTGATGCGCGAGTTCGGCGTGTTCATCTCGGTGTTGGAACCCGGCCCGGTGCAAACAGCGTTCTTCACCAACGTCGGCGGACACGTCGACAACATCGCCGAAGCTGACCCGTACGCGGAATTGATCAATCGCTTCAACGAACGGATCACCGGCATGGGCTCGGTGGGGCAATCCGCAGAATCCGTCGCTGAAGTGATCCGTGAGATCGCCGCAGACCCGGCACCCGCCTTGCGCTACCAGTCCTCTGATCAGGCGCGCGCCATGGCCGTGCGCAAGCTCGTCGATGGCACCGGACGCAGCATTCTGGCCGCCACCGGGGCTCTACTTCAGCCCTGA
- a CDS encoding nitroreductase family deazaflavin-dependent oxidoreductase, translated as MANWNDQLIEEFRANDGKVGGNFAGAPLVLIHHTGRKSGHAYVSPVMYLVDSRPDTIYVFATKGGAPTNPEWYKNLIAAGQAEVEVGTETYPVTVEDVTGTERDRIYAEQARRNPGFADYEKKTVGVRTIPVVALTRA; from the coding sequence ATGGCCAATTGGAACGATCAGCTCATCGAAGAATTTCGCGCGAACGATGGCAAGGTCGGCGGCAATTTCGCTGGCGCGCCGCTCGTTCTCATTCACCACACCGGGCGAAAGAGCGGCCACGCGTACGTCTCGCCGGTGATGTACCTGGTGGACTCGCGGCCGGACACCATCTATGTCTTCGCTACCAAAGGCGGCGCGCCGACCAATCCGGAATGGTACAAGAACTTGATCGCGGCCGGGCAGGCCGAAGTCGAAGTTGGCACTGAAACCTACCCCGTCACGGTCGAAGACGTGACCGGCACCGAGCGCGACCGTATCTATGCAGAGCAGGCACGGCGGAATCCCGGCTTCGCAGACTACGAGAAGAAGACCGTGGGCGTGCGCACCATTCCCGTCGTAGCGCTCACCCGCGCCTGA
- a CDS encoding peroxiredoxin, translated as MIDYSKELPDDLPVPVDDGAADHLVGRTLPALTLTTSDGTRVDLAALQPGRTIIYAYPMTGVPGTDLPEGWDAIPGARGCSTEAADFRDNFSVLHDAGAVQIYGLSSQDPAYQREVVERLGLPFSMLSDQGFALADALNLPTFAAPGHDRLYTRLTLVVRDGAIEHVFYPIFPPNTHAQQVLDWLRAHS; from the coding sequence ATGATCGACTACTCAAAAGAACTGCCAGACGATCTGCCTGTGCCGGTCGATGACGGCGCGGCCGACCACCTCGTCGGTCGCACACTGCCGGCACTGACGCTCACCACCTCGGACGGCACTCGCGTGGACCTCGCCGCGCTTCAGCCGGGTCGGACCATCATCTACGCATACCCGATGACCGGCGTTCCAGGCACCGACCTTCCTGAAGGATGGGACGCCATTCCGGGCGCTCGCGGCTGTTCGACCGAGGCGGCCGATTTTCGTGACAACTTTTCGGTGCTGCACGACGCGGGTGCCGTGCAGATCTATGGGCTCTCGAGCCAGGACCCCGCTTATCAGCGCGAGGTCGTCGAACGTTTGGGCCTACCCTTCTCGATGCTCTCTGACCAGGGCTTCGCTCTCGCCGACGCGTTGAACCTCCCCACCTTCGCTGCCCCCGGCCACGACCGGCTCTACACGCGACTCACCCTGGTTGTCCGTGACGGTGCGATCGAGCATGTGTTTTACCCGATCTTCCCGCCCAACACCCACGCCCAGCAGGTGTTGGACTGGTTGCGCGCGCACTCCTGA